Within Anopheles nili chromosome 3, idAnoNiliSN_F5_01, whole genome shotgun sequence, the genomic segment cGGCTTTCCTCGGTaccgcgcgcgcacacactacCACGGCGCGGTTGGgaagggacaaaaaaaggcaccggtCCGCGCGACGAGTCCTTCGTGGGCTCGTGCATTGgcgtgtggtggtggtcgctCGCGCAAAcgtgccatctcgctcacgTGCGGAAACCCGCGGCACAACGACTCCTGGCGCTGGGTGGCTCGAATCCCTGGCTCGCTGGTGGAACGGCACACGTACCCGAGTGCGATGAAACgatgcgttttgttgttgttgttggtgtgccCTTTGCTGTCAAGGATAcgcgcgaacgcgcgcgtggCGACCGAtcgggttttttgggggagggaTTCACTTTTGCGAattccttttccacccggtgTTGCACTTCCGGTTCGCGTGTTCCGTTATGTGCAGGTGATGACCGAAATGCATTATAacttttgtttgctcattcGCGACAcatgtttgtttcttctcttgATCCGGTGGCTTCAACAACACGTGTAACAACCGAGCAAAAAGCGTATCCTTTCGATGCGTTCGATCACTGAGTTCACTTGGCACGTGTGGGTACGTGTGTGCTTAGGATGTAGCGAGCACTTTTCAAAATTCTGATTCTATTTCACCGTGAAACTAATGCAATGGGTACGCGAGCAATTACTAGGTTTTGTCCCTTCCGTGGCCGGCGAACACGAGCGTACGTATGCGACCGTGTTTCACTGCCGGGTCCGTTAAAATAAACGCCCGTTAACGTCTGCGGCGAGCAGTGGTGTGCGCCGTCCAACGAATTGCATCCGTAATGGGTGTTGTCAAAAGATTCGTGTCATCGTGCAAttacgaaaaataaatattaaatttgcaTGGATGCGTTGATAGTACGTTTTATCTAACATTTAGCTTTGATACGGTCGAAAAGATAACCTTACTTGGGGAACATCTTATCTATATGTAGCTAAAAACTTACCTCACTTTTAGCAACACCCAAAACACTGGAAAGTGCTCGCTGTTTCGCGCACAACAGTGCAGTTCAAAATGAAGCGCTATAGCTATTAACCAAcatttattccttttttaaccattgtttctttttggaaatgtaatatttttttatttttgaatcgTTGAATATTGATTAAAAGTTCAAATtgttataatttttatattgCCAGCAACGGCACACCAGTGTGTGACACTGGCAGTGTGAGCTGCACTCATGGAGTTGCTAGCTTAGAAAAGTATCGCTTTTAACAAATTTCGAGAATCAAATTAAGTCATGGAACTTATCAGACTGCTCTCTATTGTCTGGAAAGAATATTTTTCCGATAAATGAAGAAATACTCCGGTAGTACGTCTTAGCACATGTCGCACATGTGTAGCTGCGCCGTAACAAACTGACAGCCTTGCATCCTTTTCACAGCACCAACTGGCAGCATGCCAATGTCAACATGTTTGACAACAAATTTGATTCAAAATATAAAGAGTACCAACGTTTTCGGGGTGAAAAGGTTTTATACGAAGATATTACTGCTTTTGCAATTGTGCATATAATTATTTGTTGCGTTGCTGGTGCCAGCGAATAAAGGGTattattaataaataattgaagcCTATTGTGGTCAGCTTCTTTCAAAAATATTCCTCAACAACGAGCAGAATTTGCTGCCATAACCTAAGCAACGTAAAACCTCGACGGCGTCTTTTGTTGATGGTGGATGTATAACATATAGGATTAAGATAAGGGTTTTATCAATCGTCACAAGATGAGTTCAGGACGCTCGGCAGAAATGGCCAATATTTTAGATTTCAACAGCAATATTCAGTCCTATTTCATTAGCAGTACCTATGGCAATGAAACGCTCGTGAACAGATGTCTGGAGGTAAGTTTCGCTTGATTGTTCTTTACAAAGGTACAGAATTGAGTTTTAAAACCCCTGTATGTCGGGCTTTTTCAGCAACTGGCGTCCGCAAGTACCGTGCATCCTGCGTTCGATGTGTCCGTGTACGAATGTAATGTATTCTTCGTGAATCTACAAAAACTCCTGAGCCATAGCATGAAAAAGAGTAACTTGCTGTGGTCCGTCATAAGTGTGCTCGAGGGGGCGGTGACGAATGACGAAACCCGGGTGGCGCTGGTTCAAAAGTTCCGGTTCTTACCAGTCGTATCGCTGCTGCTATTGGAAGTTCACACCCCGGAGCAACAAAAGCGAGTCCTTTCGCTGCTGCATCACCTTTCCTACGGTGCCTCAAACTATGGCCAAGAGATGTTCATCGAGAGACTGTTTCAAAAGCTGCTTGCCCTGATCGAACAGAACCACCAAAAGCAGGAGCGTTGCGAGGTGGCCCAGCTCGCCCTTTCGATATTGGTTAACCTGTGCCACCGGAATCTATCGACGACTTTCGTGCTGACCAGAAACACCAACATTTCCGGGTTCTGCAAACAGATCAAAAAGTTCGGCTTACTAGCGTGTAAAATGTACATCATCTTAGAGCAGAACGACTACATGAAGGAAGTCGATCTGCACTATCTGCTGCGCATGAGCTTCGAAGAGGTGCGACTGATGCTGGCCTCACAGAATAGCTTCAGCTTGCGGCACGTCGTTGATTTCCTGCGCTACGTTCGATCGTTAAGCGGCACCCGGGAAGGCCAACCGGCAAAGGCCGCTGTGACGGATGAGTATTTCAATCGAGACCTGAGAGATTTTCTACAAGAAATTGAAAAGTATTGGGAGAATCATGAACTCACGAACGGTACGGCTGAAGGACcgaagaaaaaatccaaaatcaaaacatatcCGCGAAAGCGTCCGTCGTGTGAGGGATTGTTTGAAATCCTGGAGTGCATCGTCCTGCTGAAACCGGACGACCAAGAGCTTTGCCGCAAAGTTTGCGAATTCGACCCTACGAAGCTGATCAACAACGCGCGAGATGATCGCTCGAAGGCAGTCGATCTGTTGCGAACGATCATGGAAAAGAACCCCCAGAATACTGCCTTCGCGGAAAGCTGCAAAACCGTGCTTGCCAGCTTGATGGCGATGATTGcgaacaacgacgacgatcggCTAGCGGTTGCGTTCGCGAGATTCTTGACAACGATCGTTAAAACGCTAAACACTAGCGATGAAACGATGAACGAAGCATCGGAGCATTTCTACCAGCACCTGTTTGGCAGCATGCTGAGTCAATCGCGCTCGTCCACTGCGTTTGATTACGCGCTCGCAGACGGACCTGTCCGTGTGTACCTGTGGGCGTTGCATGCGTTCAACGAGCTAGCCAACCTCTGCCCGACCGTCTGGTATGCGAAACTTACGAATCTGCTTAAGCAGAAACCCATCCAGTTTCTCATCGCCAAAGGGCTGACTGGTGGCAACGATGTGGAGCTGCTAGAGGCGTTACTTCAGGTGACGGCATCGGTCGATTTCCCCAAACATGACTTAGCGCGGATGATCGAAATGTTAAAATCAAGCGTCCCAACGCTAGAAGCGGACGTTTCCACATTGAGCAGAGCTAACGGGAGCACACACCACATCCAGCCACCGACGGAGTACACGTTCCTTCGCACGTTCGGCAGAGACCTGGAGGAGCGCATCGACAAGGTCGTGGTGCAGATGCAGGACGCGATTGCTGCTGGGTTGATAAGTGATGTGGAAAAGTCCGAAATCGTCGAGTTTTACACGTACAAGATAAACATGCAGGCGAATCTGATGAATGATTTACGCAACAGCTGGGAATCGACGACATCGCAAATCACCACACTGATGCACCAAAACCAGCTGCTGATGGCGGAGATCgacaaaattcaaaagaaaAGCTTGCCACTCTTGCTGAAGGAGTCCGCGTAAGTATTTCGGGCAGTCGTTAGCCACAGATGTTTGTGGATATAATCGAGTAATATTGTGCGGAACATTTCAGCTTGGAAAACGAGAACCGTCTGCTGGAGCGAGAGCTGGTGCAGATGAAAACCGTGGCAGCAACGtacgataaaaaaacgagTCAGATGAAGCAAGAGCTGGCGGACTACGTAAAGAAATACTGCGAAAAGAGCCAAAAGTGTTCGGCGCTGGTGAAGGAAATCGAAAATCTGCGCACACGGGACGATAATtacgagaaggaaaacaagcGACTTCAGGTggagctggcagcgatggtgaGTGAACTAGATAATTTGCAGCGGCTATACGTGCCTGGAAGGGGCTTTGAGCTATGAGCTGAAGCTATCTTTATTTTCAGACAAAAAATAGTGACGATGCGCGAAAGCTGTTGAAACTCGGCGAGGAAGACCGGCAAAAGCTCACCGAGCAGCGCGATGCCGAGCGCAAACAGTTTGAATGTAAGATTCGTGAACGTGAGCGAGAAATTTCGAAACGGAACGATCTCGTACAGCAACTGGAACAGACGCTTGTTCAGCGTGATAGaacgatcgaaacgatcgataCGGACGTTAAGGAGTTGCGGACGAAATTGAAGGACCGAGAGGATCGAATTGCACAAGTGGAAGCTGagctgaaggaaaacgaaaagataCAGCAAGCGATCTACAGTCTGatgaacaagaacaaaaaataatatgatTATGGGACGACTTGGATACTCGCATACAGGATTTTTAAAGACAGACTTGATATGTGTCAAGCGATTGGAACTATAGGGTCATTAGATAATATTGTACAAATGGACACACTCCAGCTAATTTTCTTTCGATGTACCACATCACAACTCCGCGGCCTGGCGGTTAATAATGATTGTTGTTATAGTCCAATTGCACATTTCATGTTTATTTCACTTACTTATCCGTATCCGATCacgcctgcttggatgcaAAATTAACTATAAATTAggtgtaaaaatgaaaaaaaggaaatcgacTAAAATTCGTATTAAAATTCTCAACCACTACATCTCATAGCGTATCCTTGTTGATGATCTCGATGAGCTCCGGATTGGCCAGCATTGTTTGGTGTGTGCCATCGATGATCTTTACAATCATTGAAGCAGTGGTAAATTCGCTCAAACCGTAATCTTCCTCGATGTCTCCGATCATGCTAGATCGTATAAGAACGAGCGTGGATGcaatcttttcttttgcttccgtGCTCATGTTCATCGTTGCCTTCATTCTGTAGAACAAAATTCGCATCATTTTGCGTGCGTACTCTTCGGAAAAAGGATTCGATTCCCGCGCAACCACCAtcaacttttccacccgttccACGTACGTTGCTTTATCCATGATCGGTTTGATGATCTCATGGGTTGCCGTggggaaaacaaacgataGGACGAGAGTGAGAACGGTCATTTGTAAGTGTTCATCATCGAACCCGGATAGATGATGGCTGGCAAAACGCTGGAGATACATCGGTGAGCCATCGATAAGAATCAATTTGCCACGAATAGATCGCGCTTCGAGTCGCTTCACAACGTCCAGGGCCAACAGCGCCCCAAAGGAATATCCAATGACCAAAAACTGTTCTGCCTTGGCGAATACCGTCTCGAACATCTCGTCGAACACGCTATCAACGATACCCTGAATGGTGTGCTCATCGGTAGCCTTAGCGAAGGTCTGTAGCACGAATGTAGGTGCGTCAATTTCAGAGGCGATCTTCGTCCAGGCCGGACTACAGACACTCTCAATACCCGGTATGAAGAGCACGGCCCGATCGTACTCGAGATCGTTGCATTTGGAAGGCAATCGCAGTACGGTATGATGGCTTGCGGCCTCATCACCGAAGCTGGCCAATAAATCCTCGAGTTGCAACTGTTGTGTAGGGGCCTCAGCAGTCTCGGTCTCAGCTTTGGCATCAGCAAGCTTCTGTAGTTTGGAGAAGGTGAGTGTACGAAGATCCTGAGGCGTAAGAATGATATCAAAGTCACGTTCCAGAACTTGTCGAATTTCGACGGCCATCAACGAATCCATGCCGATGTCGGCAAGAGTGCTCTCGACGGAAACGGACTTCATGTCGCGAATGTTCATGATGTTCATGACGGCTTCGACGATGTTTTTAGCACCACCGCTTGAGCTGCGTTTCTCGGCAACGACCATACTGGCTACGATCGGATCGTCGGTCGATAACAGGTGATCGAGCACCTGGATACAGGATGAGAGACGCTGCTGCAGTGTTCCGCCTATTTCCATATCGATTTTATCCTCCTGCATGTCGGCTACGATACCGACCTCGCCGATCGCGCCCCACTGGATGGCTTTTCCGGGTAGACCCTGCGCAACACGATGCTCAACGATGCGCTCCATGATGGAGTTGGCCATGCCGTAGTTGGATTGTCCCGCATTTCCACGACCACATGACACGCTGGAGAACACGACAAAGTGTTTCAACATGGGACACAGCTCTCTACTGATCAGATCGAGATGATGTGTAGCGGTCGCCTTAGGGGCAAGGCATTCGGAGAACTTGTCCACGGACTGATTCTCGATGATAGCGTCTCGCAGCTGCACGGCAAGATTGAAGATTCCAGCGATGGGTCCCATTTGGATAGCTTGCTGGAGCAGTTGACGACatcctttttcggtggaaatgtcCTCCGTAGAAATGCGCACTTGAACTCCGTACGACTGCCATAAGCTGGAATGttcagaagaaaaatgtgagAGAAGGTTACAGAAGGAAATCGTTATCCTGGAACTTGTTGCCACTTACTTGACACGATACTGTTGATAGGGTTTGGTGATTCCTCTGCTTGAGCTAAGCAACAGTTTTCGGCAGCCACGGATGATAAGCCAATCGGCCAGTTCGAGTCCAAAACCCCCAAGACCTCCGGCAATGACGAAGCTCTGTTCAGGGTTGCAGTACAATCGAGGAAGATAGGAGAGTGGTACGGACGCGAGATCGTTTTCGTTGTCTCGGATCTTTAAAACAACTTTACCAATGTGCTTAGCCGTTGCTAGGTAACGGAAAGCTTGTTCGATTTCTTGTGCCTTGAACACGGTTGTGGGAAGTGGTTTTATGATGCCTTTGGACATGTCCTGTACCATAAGATTGTGTAAAGTTTGCATGAGGTCTCGTTTTTCCTTGAACATCAAATCGACAAGCACGGCAGTGAACGTAATTCCCTTTTGGAAGAAGGACATTGTCATTTTGGAGTCCTTCATCATGTCGTACTTTCCTATCTCGAGGAAGTGTCCTCCTCTGGCCAGACAGCGAATGGAAGCTTGCAGTTTTTCCTCCGACAAGGAATTGAGTACGAAATCAACACCTCGTCCGTTGGTGCGTTCCTTGACGAGTGTCTCGAAGGTGATGTCTCTAGAGTTTCCAATGTTTTTAGGATTGAGGCCAGGGAAGTAGCTCAACAGGAAGTCCTTCTTTTCCTTGGTACTAACGGTGGTAAAAACCTCGAGGCCATAGGCTAAGCAAACCTGAATGGCAGCCAAACCGATGCCACCCGTGCCAGCATGAATAAGGATTGTGTTGCCCTTGCGAATCTGGGAGCAAATGAAGAACGCCGAGTACACTGTAGCGTATACCGTGGGAATGGTTGCAGCCTGCTCCAAGGTACAATCATCGGGAACATCCAGAGTGAAGAGCGGATCTGCTTCGATCTTCGTTGCCATGGAGCCTGCGGATATGATTCCCATAACACGTTTTCCAGAATCCGTTACCCCGGAGTATTCGAGTCCCAGCGCACATTCTTGTTGTAATCGGTCGATACAAAATGTTTCAACAGTGAGCCTTCCGGAAGCAATCATGACGTCTCTGAAATTCAGGGAACTATAGACAACTCGGACTAATGGACCAGTAGGCGGTTGCTCGTTCAGCGGACCATCCATCCATGTGAAGGACGAAAGATCGCCAGGTTTGACGCAATTAGCAAAGCAATGGTTGGTGGTAGGCTCGCAGATTGGCTGCTCGGATATCTTGAAGTGGCGATACGATCCCCACTGTCCGTTACGATAGACGTTGATCGCTAAGCCGAGGTCGATTTGGTATTTGTAGAACGGATCGGTAGGATCGAACGGAGGAGCGCTGCAGTCGTCGATGAAGAAACATGACACGTTCTGGCTGTTGGGTTCCTTTCGAATACAATTTACCAGTCCTATGATGCCAGAAGAAGGATCATGCTGGGTGTAGAGGAtgatgggtttcgttttgagTTCCTGTTTCAATTCCAATAGCCACGAGAGAGTAGGATCGCTGGAAGATACATTGATAACGTGCGCCTCGGCAGAGGTATTCATGGCGGACTTCTTCTGCTGAAGAAGCAGGAATGTCTCGCCTTCTACAGGGATGATACTGACGAGCTGCAGTCGTCGATGGATATCCTGGAGATGGTAGCCTGGAGCTTCACGGAGAAGAATAAATCCTTGATCGGAGAGGCAGTTGATTGCATCAGAAATGAACTCGTCGTCCGAGAAAAGGTTCTCGCAAATGAGGAGCAACACGTTCCGCTGCTTCATGAGTTTATCCTCCGAGATTGTGACGTTCGGTATCGGTTCGGGTTTGATATTGGAGAGAAGTGTTAGGTGGGCTTTCACCAAGGGCAAATCTCCAATGGCATCTCCAAACAGCGCAAGAATGGGATCTCTTGTCGCGGAGTGCATTTCTGTGACGGCGAATGCCGTTGTTAACTGATTATCGAGTATTATTTGAGTGATGATAGAAACAGCTTCGGCTGGAAGAATCGGTTGTTGCGAGAAGTAGGGATAAAACTTGTAACTCTCAAGTACAGGAACTCCCGGAGGAAAACGTCTTGCAATGGTACTTGCATTGAGCCCTCGTATCTCAATGCCGCTACTTTGCAATATATTGAGATGTCGATCGAAATATATATTGTAGCTGGAAACTCCTTTGTCGTTGGTTTGTAGGGATTGTTTCTGTTGTATGGGATCGATCTTGATTGAATCAATGCGCGTTGGAATGGCTAAGGATCGAGAGTCCAGCGCAACAATGGCCACTTGCAGCATGCAGTCTAACAGTGCCGTCCAGttgtttttccattcgatTACAGCGAAGGATCCATCGCTAGCGGATTCGATAACGGATTTGAAGAACCCGCCATAGTGGTACCCTCTCAGCCGCAGCTCCTTGTAGAAATCCTTTGTTGGAAGGACTACTTTATGAGTGTTTTGTTGCTGGATGGTCTGTAATTCCAGTCCATTCAGGCACTGTATCTTGCCCTTCACGACAAGAGTGGATCCTTCGGACACTTCAAAACTGCCACTGACGCAATTAGTATCGACTAACAGCGTGATGATTTGGTCACCCGTAATTGTTGTCGCACGCAAAAACTCAATATCCGTAAATTGTACGGACACTTCGTCCGGAATTTTACCAATCTTGCTGGTGAAGGTGTCCCACACAAGATAGAGGTATTCGGTGGCAGGTATCAACACCCGCCCATCGATGCAATGACCGTTTATGTATTCCTGATGCGCAAGCGAAACGGTGCACTCGTTGTATCCGTGCGCAAACATCTTTCTCATTTGAAAGTTCGGCACGTGCCAGTTCGTGGTGTGGTCCCAGCGGATAAGCGGGGCTATCATGGGGGTTTCCAGGGACACCGGGAAACTGACCGGTGGAAAGAGATCCAGCAAGTTGCAATGTTGACCGTAAAGGAATGCCCTGAAACGATGAAAACACAAGACGATTGCAACAGTAAGCATCGTGTTCGCGTCAGAATTGCAATTTCCTTTGCTCACCTTCCTATAGTGCCCAGGAAGCTCTTGACAATATCGTCCGTAGATTGAATCGACGGAAGCGGTTGCAACACCACGGCATCGCTGTCTATGTTGTTGAACAGCTGGTTGGCGCTTTTCGGGTCGTAGATACGGAACGATAACACTGTCGTTGCGGTTTTCCACTTCTTTGACGGCTCAAGGGATGAAAACGGTTGCAGAACCTCCATCAGTTTGCTGTTAAGTTCCTTGTTTGTGATAATATCGCGATAGTTAAACGTTTCCGGGTTGTTGTACGATGAAAGCAAGACACCGTGCGCGAATGCAACTC encodes:
- the LOC128726616 gene encoding uncharacterized protein LOC128726616, whose product is MSSGRSAEMANILDFNSNIQSYFISSTYGNETLVNRCLEQLASASTVHPAFDVSVYECNVFFVNLQKLLSHSMKKSNLLWSVISVLEGAVTNDETRVALVQKFRFLPVVSLLLLEVHTPEQQKRVLSLLHHLSYGASNYGQEMFIERLFQKLLALIEQNHQKQERCEVAQLALSILVNLCHRNLSTTFVLTRNTNISGFCKQIKKFGLLACKMYIILEQNDYMKEVDLHYLLRMSFEEVRLMLASQNSFSLRHVVDFLRYVRSLSGTREGQPAKAAVTDEYFNRDLRDFLQEIEKYWENHELTNGTAEGPKKKSKIKTYPRKRPSCEGLFEILECIVLLKPDDQELCRKVCEFDPTKLINNARDDRSKAVDLLRTIMEKNPQNTAFAESCKTVLASLMAMIANNDDDRLAVAFARFLTTIVKTLNTSDETMNEASEHFYQHLFGSMLSQSRSSTAFDYALADGPVRVYLWALHAFNELANLCPTVWYAKLTNLLKQKPIQFLIAKGLTGGNDVELLEALLQVTASVDFPKHDLARMIEMLKSSVPTLEADVSTLSRANGSTHHIQPPTEYTFLRTFGRDLEERIDKVVVQMQDAIAAGLISDVEKSEIVEFYTYKINMQANLMNDLRNSWESTTSQITTLMHQNQLLMAEIDKIQKKSLPLLLKESALENENRLLERELVQMKTVAATYDKKTSQMKQELADYVKKYCEKSQKCSALVKEIENLRTRDDNYEKENKRLQVELAAMTKNSDDARKLLKLGEEDRQKLTEQRDAERKQFECKIREREREISKRNDLVQQLEQTLVQRDRTIETIDTDVKELRTKLKDREDRIAQVEAELKENEKIQQAIYSLMNKNKK
- the LOC128725433 gene encoding fatty acid synthase-like gives rise to the protein MKTVSSSTSEPIESEKSIVISGISGKYPRSNNVQEFAHNLYNKVDLVDDKEERWRHTHPDIPKRLGKMNNLEKFDAEFFGYCSKEAHTMDPQQRFLLEHCCEAVLDAGLHLDDLRGSKTGVFIGISITETDTYWTYKQCRMFYKQEMIGYMRSLLAPKIAYALDLKGPTIAVDTACSSSMYALDVACKAIRSGQCDAAFVAGTNLTLHPYITLQFALLGVLAMDGLCRPFDKNASGYSRSEANAVILLQKAKDAKRIYAHVVNTKTNCDGYKLEGITFPSNKIQKQLLDEFYAEVPYDPKDISYVEAHSTGTIVGDPEECDAIEKVFCADRSGSLLVGSVKSNIGHSEAAAGLCSVTKCIIAIQNSLIPPNINYTEPRTDVPSLLNGHLKVVDKATPLEGPLVAVNSFGFGGANAHALLYTSTKKKPQDASPSDALPRLVVWSGRTEDAVEHFLVELAKLKFDTELYALTHNIQRKKIANMTSLGYAIFNRGVDGNAVLMQKSFSKARKTIPPFAIIFGQIDYDWQTTFRAFERFPQFKTSVEQCMNLLKNPEYDCIFNKELQSSTLQRVVWTLILQISVYHMLHTIGLVIDQYAGYSVGQITCAYIDGVLSLSDAIRVAFAHGVLLSSYNNPETFNYRDIITNKELNSKLMEVLQPFSSLEPSKKWKTATTVLSFRIYDPKSANQLFNNIDSDAVVLQPLPSIQSTDDIVKSFLGTIGRAFLYGQHCNLLDLFPPVSFPVSLETPMIAPLIRWDHTTNWHVPNFQMRKMFAHGYNECTVSLAHQEYINGHCIDGRVLIPATEYLYLVWDTFTSKIGKIPDEVSVQFTDIEFLRATTITGDQIITLLVDTNCVSGSFEVSEGSTLVVKGKIQCLNGLELQTIQQQNTHKVVLPTKDFYKELRLRGYHYGGFFKSVIESASDGSFAVIEWKNNWTALLDCMLQVAIVALDSRSLAIPTRIDSIKIDPIQQKQSLQTNDKGVSSYNIYFDRHLNILQSSGIEIRGLNASTIARRFPPGVPVLESYKFYPYFSQQPILPAEAVSIITQIILDNQLTTAFAVTEMHSATRDPILALFGDAIGDLPLVKAHLTLLSNIKPEPIPNVTISEDKLMKQRNVLLLICENLFSDDEFISDAINCLSDQGFILLREAPGYHLQDIHRRLQLVSIIPVEGETFLLLQQKKSAMNTSAEAHVINVSSSDPTLSWLLELKQELKTKPIILYTQHDPSSGIIGLVNCIRKEPNSQNVSCFFIDDCSAPPFDPTDPFYKYQIDLGLAINVYRNGQWGSYRHFKISEQPICEPTTNHCFANCVKPGDLSSFTWMDGPLNEQPPTGPLVRVVYSSLNFRDVMIASGRLTVETFCIDRLQQECALGLEYSGVTDSGKRVMGIISAGSMATKIEADPLFTLDVPDDCTLEQAATIPTVYATVYSAFFICSQIRKGNTILIHAGTGGIGLAAIQVCLAYGLEVFTTVSTKEKKDFLLSYFPGLNPKNIGNSRDITFETLVKERTNGRGVDFVLNSLSEEKLQASIRCLARGGHFLEIGKYDMMKDSKMTMSFFQKGITFTAVLVDLMFKEKRDLMQTLHNLMVQDMSKGIIKPLPTTVFKAQEIEQAFRYLATAKHIGKVVLKIRDNENDLASVPLSYLPRLYCNPEQSFVIAGGLGGFGLELADWLIIRGCRKLLLSSSRGITKPYQQYRVNLWQSYGVQVRISTEDISTEKGCRQLLQQAIQMGPIAGIFNLAVQLRDAIIENQSVDKFSECLAPKATATHHLDLISRELCPMLKHFVVFSSVSCGRGNAGQSNYGMANSIMERIVEHRVAQGLPGKAIQWGAIGEVGIVADMQEDKIDMEIGGTLQQRLSSCIQVLDHLLSTDDPIVASMVVAEKRSSSGGAKNIVEAVMNIMNIRDMKSVSVESTLADIGMDSLMAVEIRQVLERDFDIILTPQDLRTLTFSKLQKLADAKAETETAEAPTQQLQLEDLLASFGDEAASHHTVLRLPSKCNDLEYDRAVLFIPGIESVCSPAWTKIASEIDAPTFVLQTFAKATDEHTIQGIVDSVFDEMFETVFAKAEQFLVIGYSFGALLALDVVKRLEARSIRGKLILIDGSPMYLQRFASHHLSGFDDEHLQMTVLTLVLSFVFPTATHEIIKPIMDKATYVERVEKLMVVARESNPFSEEYARKMMRILFYRMKATMNMSTEAKEKIASTLVLIRSSMIGDIEEDYGLSEFTTASMIVKIIDGTHQTMLANPELIEIINKDTL